In Gouania willdenowi chromosome 15, fGouWil2.1, whole genome shotgun sequence, one DNA window encodes the following:
- the sirt1 gene encoding NAD-dependent protein deacetylase sirtuin-1 isoform X1: MADEQNSLGMAFTGASDMAEPASKRAKISPVTNYGLKAANIEQFPCISAATESWEAPVNCTQQAAREAKPAMAGDRAPAAVSGDNNGMGMFVSEPRRALGKLGDSPARGEPEDSPGFDGLDGLPSNGLAITPEHITEEDDRSSHASSSDWTPQPQTGSYSFIQQHIRETDPRAILRDLLPETVLPPDLDDMTLWQIIINISEPPKRKKRKDINTLEDVVRLLHESKRILVLTGAGVSVSCGIPDFRSRDGIYARLAVDFPDLPDPQSMFDIEYFRRDPRPFFKFAKEIYPGQFQPSPCHKFISMLDKQGKLLRNYTQNIDTLEQVAGVQRIIQCHGSFATSSCLVCKHKVDCEAIREDIFNQVVPCCPRCPDIPLAIMKPDIVFFGENLPEMFHRAMKQDKDEVDLLIVIGSSLKVRPVALIPSMSYSHQHMSVCCVVTSTARSSCPGSIPHDVPQVLINREQLPHLNFDVELLGDCDVIIKELCHRLGGDFEQLCFNTARLTELTEKPPRIHQPPPTEALADFSDMSQEEQKNDTESVAKLSDESESLNVPDIAADDVTPVEPCPKEETARSPALPAEATPSEETGEQKSQHSNLEVRRRCWMNRINRSPISKRLESGQYLFQAPNHYVFHGAEVFSDSEDETSSSCGSESEESDCSGEGVDDGSEPEDAGISGVDEETCLRDANNDISADETLSSLQIESTCEQTSSYTHL, encoded by the exons ATGGCGGACGAACAGAACAGTCTCGGAATGGCCTTTACTGGGGCCTCCGACATGGCCGAACCTGCttcaaaaagggcaaaaattagTCCAGTAACCAACTACGGACTTAAAGCTGCCAACATAGAGCAGTTCCCATGCATTTCTGCGGCCACGGAGAGCTGGGAAGCACCGGTGAATTGTACGCAGCAAGCGGCGAGGGAAGCGAAGCCGGCGATGGCGGGTGACCGGGCCCCAGCAGCGGTGTCAGGGGACAACAATGGAATGGGAATGTTTGTTTCTGAGCCGCGTCGAGCGCTCGGAAAGCTGGGAGACAGTCCAGCCCGCGGTGAACCAGAGGATAGTCCAG GTTTTGATGGACTGGATGGGCTTCCCTCCAATGGTCTGGCTATTACACCAGAACACATCACAGAAGAAGATGACAGATCCTCCCATGCAAGCTCCAGCGACTGGACCCCTCAACCTCAAACTG GTTCCTATAGTTTCATCCAGCAACACATCAGGGAGACTGATCCAAGGGCCATTTTGAGAGATTTGCTGCCTGAGACAGTGCTCCCACCAGATTTAGATGATATGACACTATGGCAGATTATCATCAACATCTCTGAACCACCTAAGAGAAAGAAGCGAAAGGACATAAACACCTTGGAGGATGTAGTCAGACTACTTCATGAAAGTAAAAGGATCTTGGTGCTGACTGGCGCTGGG GTGTCTGTTTCTTGTGGAATACCAGATTTTCGCTCGAGAGATGGAATATATGCCCGACTTGCTGTGGATTTTCCAGATCTTCCGGATCCTCAATCCATGTTTGACATTGAATACTTCAGACGAGACCCAAGACCCTTCTTCAAGTTTGCAAAG GAGATCTACCCTGGGCAGTTCCAACCATCTCCTTGCCACAAATTTATATCTATGCTGGATAAGCAGGGGAAGCTGCTGCgcaattacacacaaaatatcGACACATTAGAACAAGTGGCTGGAGTTCAGCGAATAATCCAATGCCACG ggTCGTTTGCCACATCTTCCTGTCTCGTCTGCAAACACAAAGTGGATTGTGAGGCAATAAGAGAAGACATCTTTAACCAG GTGGTCCCTTGCTGCCCACGTTGCCCTGATATACCCCTGGCCATTATGAAACctgatattgtattttttggagAAAATCTTCCAGAAATGTTTCATCGAGCCATGAAACAGGATAAGGATGAAGTGGACCTTTTGATTGTCATTGGCTCTTCACTTAAAGTCCGACCAGTCGCCCTCATACCAAGTATGTCTTATTCACATCAAcatatgtctgtgtgttgtgttgttacATCTACAGCTCGTTCCTCTTGTCCAGGCTCTATTCCTCATGATGTGCCTCAGGTGTTGATCAATAGAGAACAACTGCCTCATCTCAATTTTGATGTGGAGCTACTTGGGGACTGTGATGTCATCATTAAAGAGCTCTGCCATCGATTGGGAGGAGACTTTGAGCAGCTCTGCTTTAACACCGCAAGACTCACTGAGCTCACAGAGAAACCACCTCGGATACATCAACCGCCACCAACTGAGGCCTTGGCTGATTTTAGCGACATGTCTCAAGAGGAGCAGAAGAATGACACAGAATCTGTAGCAAAGCTTTCAGATGAGTCGGAAAGTCTGAATGTCCCAGATATTGCTGCAGATGATGTGACACCTGTAGAGCCTTGTCCAAAAGAAGAGACGGCTAGATCTCCAGCTCTACCAGCAGAGGCCACACCAAGTGAGGAGACCGGGGAACAGAAAAGCCAACACTCCAACCTCGAAGTTCGCAGACGATGTTGGATGAATCGGATAAACAGAAGTCCAATCAGCAAACGCCTTGAAT CTGGGCAGTATTTGTTTCAAGCACCAAATCACTACGTCTTCCATGGGGCTGAGGTGTTCTCCGACTCAGAGGATGAGACGTCCAGTTCCTGTGGCAGTGAGAGCGAAGAATCAGACTGTAGCGGGGAGGGCGTGGACGACGGCAGTGAACCGGAGGATGCTGGGATTTCTGGAGTAGACGAGGAGACGTGCCTCAGGGACGCAAATAATGACATTTCGGCTGACGAGACTCTGTCAAGTTTGCAGATAGAGAGCACTTGTGAACAGACTTCCAGTTACAcacacctttaa
- the sirt1 gene encoding NAD-dependent protein deacetylase sirtuin-1 isoform X2 — translation MADEQNSLGMAFTGASDMAEPASKRAKISPVTNYGLKAANIEQFPCISAATESWEAPVNCTQQAAREAKPAMAGDRAPAAVSGDNNGMGMFVSEPRRALGKLGDSPARGEPEDSPGFDGLDGLPSNGLAITPEHITEEDDRSSHASSSDWTPQPQTGSYSFIQQHIRETDPRAILRDLLPETVLPPDLDDMTLWQIIINISEPPKRKKRKDINTLEDVVRLLHESKRILVLTGAGVSVSCGIPDFRSRDGIYARLAVDFPDLPDPQSMFDIEYFRRDPRPFFKFAKEIYPGQFQPSPCHKFISMLDKQGKLLRNYTQNIDTLEQVAGVQRIIQCHGSFATSSCLVCKHKVDCEAIREDIFNQVVPCCPRCPDIPLAIMKPDIVFFGENLPEMFHRAMKQDKDEVDLLIVIGSSLKVRPVALIPSSIPHDVPQVLINREQLPHLNFDVELLGDCDVIIKELCHRLGGDFEQLCFNTARLTELTEKPPRIHQPPPTEALADFSDMSQEEQKNDTESVAKLSDESESLNVPDIAADDVTPVEPCPKEETARSPALPAEATPSEETGEQKSQHSNLEVRRRCWMNRINRSPISKRLESGQYLFQAPNHYVFHGAEVFSDSEDETSSSCGSESEESDCSGEGVDDGSEPEDAGISGVDEETCLRDANNDISADETLSSLQIESTCEQTSSYTHL, via the exons ATGGCGGACGAACAGAACAGTCTCGGAATGGCCTTTACTGGGGCCTCCGACATGGCCGAACCTGCttcaaaaagggcaaaaattagTCCAGTAACCAACTACGGACTTAAAGCTGCCAACATAGAGCAGTTCCCATGCATTTCTGCGGCCACGGAGAGCTGGGAAGCACCGGTGAATTGTACGCAGCAAGCGGCGAGGGAAGCGAAGCCGGCGATGGCGGGTGACCGGGCCCCAGCAGCGGTGTCAGGGGACAACAATGGAATGGGAATGTTTGTTTCTGAGCCGCGTCGAGCGCTCGGAAAGCTGGGAGACAGTCCAGCCCGCGGTGAACCAGAGGATAGTCCAG GTTTTGATGGACTGGATGGGCTTCCCTCCAATGGTCTGGCTATTACACCAGAACACATCACAGAAGAAGATGACAGATCCTCCCATGCAAGCTCCAGCGACTGGACCCCTCAACCTCAAACTG GTTCCTATAGTTTCATCCAGCAACACATCAGGGAGACTGATCCAAGGGCCATTTTGAGAGATTTGCTGCCTGAGACAGTGCTCCCACCAGATTTAGATGATATGACACTATGGCAGATTATCATCAACATCTCTGAACCACCTAAGAGAAAGAAGCGAAAGGACATAAACACCTTGGAGGATGTAGTCAGACTACTTCATGAAAGTAAAAGGATCTTGGTGCTGACTGGCGCTGGG GTGTCTGTTTCTTGTGGAATACCAGATTTTCGCTCGAGAGATGGAATATATGCCCGACTTGCTGTGGATTTTCCAGATCTTCCGGATCCTCAATCCATGTTTGACATTGAATACTTCAGACGAGACCCAAGACCCTTCTTCAAGTTTGCAAAG GAGATCTACCCTGGGCAGTTCCAACCATCTCCTTGCCACAAATTTATATCTATGCTGGATAAGCAGGGGAAGCTGCTGCgcaattacacacaaaatatcGACACATTAGAACAAGTGGCTGGAGTTCAGCGAATAATCCAATGCCACG ggTCGTTTGCCACATCTTCCTGTCTCGTCTGCAAACACAAAGTGGATTGTGAGGCAATAAGAGAAGACATCTTTAACCAG GTGGTCCCTTGCTGCCCACGTTGCCCTGATATACCCCTGGCCATTATGAAACctgatattgtattttttggagAAAATCTTCCAGAAATGTTTCATCGAGCCATGAAACAGGATAAGGATGAAGTGGACCTTTTGATTGTCATTGGCTCTTCACTTAAAGTCCGACCAGTCGCCCTCATACCAA GCTCTATTCCTCATGATGTGCCTCAGGTGTTGATCAATAGAGAACAACTGCCTCATCTCAATTTTGATGTGGAGCTACTTGGGGACTGTGATGTCATCATTAAAGAGCTCTGCCATCGATTGGGAGGAGACTTTGAGCAGCTCTGCTTTAACACCGCAAGACTCACTGAGCTCACAGAGAAACCACCTCGGATACATCAACCGCCACCAACTGAGGCCTTGGCTGATTTTAGCGACATGTCTCAAGAGGAGCAGAAGAATGACACAGAATCTGTAGCAAAGCTTTCAGATGAGTCGGAAAGTCTGAATGTCCCAGATATTGCTGCAGATGATGTGACACCTGTAGAGCCTTGTCCAAAAGAAGAGACGGCTAGATCTCCAGCTCTACCAGCAGAGGCCACACCAAGTGAGGAGACCGGGGAACAGAAAAGCCAACACTCCAACCTCGAAGTTCGCAGACGATGTTGGATGAATCGGATAAACAGAAGTCCAATCAGCAAACGCCTTGAAT CTGGGCAGTATTTGTTTCAAGCACCAAATCACTACGTCTTCCATGGGGCTGAGGTGTTCTCCGACTCAGAGGATGAGACGTCCAGTTCCTGTGGCAGTGAGAGCGAAGAATCAGACTGTAGCGGGGAGGGCGTGGACGACGGCAGTGAACCGGAGGATGCTGGGATTTCTGGAGTAGACGAGGAGACGTGCCTCAGGGACGCAAATAATGACATTTCGGCTGACGAGACTCTGTCAAGTTTGCAGATAGAGAGCACTTGTGAACAGACTTCCAGTTACAcacacctttaa
- the dnajc12 gene encoding dnaJ homolog subfamily C member 12 yields MEAALRCKPEDLEDYYGLLGCDELSSTEQIVNEYKIRALACHPDKHHDNPTAVDDFQKLQEAKVVLCDESKRKNYNMWKQSGVAISFHDWQALNDSVKTSMHWTVRNKKEPMLEESKPESQTEHLQGNQKVESTYSTNCHQRFRWAADSPSRMLQKFRNYEI; encoded by the exons ATGGAGGCTGCTTTAAGATGCAAGCCAGAGGACTTGGAGGATTACTACGGGTTACTGGGATGTGATGAACTATCATCG ACTGAACAAATTGTCAATGAGTACAAAATCCGGGCGTTGGCATGTCACCCAGACAAACACCACGACAACCCAACAGCTG TGGATGATTTCCAAAAACTCCAGGAAGCCAAAGTGGTTTTGTGTGATGAAAGCAAAAGGAAAAACTACAACATGTGGAAACAAAGTGGTGTCGCCATCTCATTCCACGACTGGCAGGCCCTGAATGACTCAGTCAAAACT TCGATGCACTGGACTGTGAGAAATAAGAAGGAACCCATGTTGGAGGAGTCTAAGCCAGAGTCACAGACAGAACACCTGCAGGGAAATCAGAAGGTGGAGTCGACTTACA GTACTAACTGCCACCAACGTTTCCGCTGGGCTGCTGACTCTCCATCCAGAATGCTGCAGAAGTTCAGGAATTATGAGATTTAA
- the LOC114476433 gene encoding uncharacterized protein LOC114476433 gives MHSLLKVPNGNRMYRGGVRVRGGRGAGQGGRGGRGGVQGGRARQPRTIITDEMRATVIDHVIVHGMSLREAGLRVQPNLSRFSVSTIIRAFRQHNRVERLPHHGGRAPLFTAQQEILIVDMVRENNIIRLREIKERVIADNINFGGIDRVSLATIDRVLRRQKLRMKQAYRVPFERNSDRIKELRFQYVQRILGLDAMMRQHEYIFLDEAGFNLTKRRRRGRNIIGQRAIVDVPGQRGGNITLCAAMTSEGLLHRQALLGSFNTQRLLTFLGDLRDILIDREQQNLVPAQPPPIYVIIWDNVSFHRTNQIREWFNIHQQFLNVCLPPYSPFLNPIEEFFSSWRWKVYDRQPYSRENLLRAMDLACDDVGDYSGWVRHARAFFPRCLARENIACDVDEVLWPDPTRRRDAQARAQSPAQPPPQAPAQAPPQAPAQAPPQTP, from the exons ATGCACAGTTTGCTGAAGGTGCCAAACGGCAACAGAATGTACAGAGGCGGAGTTCGTGTCAGAGGAGGGCGAGGAGCAGGCCAAGGAGGGcgaggagggagaggaggagtgCAAGGAGGAAGAGCAAGACAACCACGTACAATCATCACAGATGAAATGCGAGCTACTGTCATTGACCATGTCATTGTCCATGGAATGTCACTGAGAGAAGCTGGACTAAGAGTCCAACCCAACCTCAGCAGGTTCTCAGTGTCCACCATAATTCGGGCATTCAGACAACACAACAG GGTTGAAAGATTGCCACATCATGGTGGAAGGGCTCCCCTATTTACAGCACAGCAAGAGATCCTCATTGTGGACATGGTCCGGGAAAACAACATCATCAGACTCAGGGAAATAAAGGAGAGAGTCATAGCTGACAACATAAATTTTGGAGGTATTGACAGAGTCAGTTTGGCCACCATAGACAGAGTCCTCCGTCGCCAGAAGCTACGCATGAAGCAAGCTTATAGAGTTCCCTTTGAGCGTAACTCGGACCGAATCAAAGAGCTACGTTTCCAGTATGTGCAA AGAATCTTGGGGTTGGACGCCATGATGAGACAACATGAATACATCTTCCTGGATGAGGCTGGCTTCAACCTCACCAAGAGACGGAGGAGAGGCCGTAACATAATTGGCCAAAGAGCAATTGTGGACGTTCCTGGCCAACGTGGGGGGAATATCACCCTATGTGCAGCCATGACCTCAGAAGGGCTTCTCCACAGGCAGGCTCTCCTTGGGTCCTTCAACACCCAGCGTCTCCTCACATTCCTGGGAGACCTACGGGACATCCTGATTGACCGTGAGCAGCAGAATCTGGTTCCAGCACAGCCTCCTCCCATCTATGTCATCATCTGGGACAACGTCAGTTTTCACCGCACCAACCAGATAAGAGAGTGGTTCAATATACACCAACAATTCCTCAATGTATGTCTGCCACCCTACTCACCTTTCCTCAACCCCATAGAGGAGTTCTTCTCATCATGGCGGTGGAAGGTGTATGACCGGCAACCATATAGTAGAGAGAACCTCCTCAGGGCCATGGACCTGGCCTGTGATGATGTGGGGGATTACTCAGGCTGGGTCCGGCATGCCAGAGCTTTCTTCCCCCGCTGCCTGGCGAGGGAAAACATAGCCTGCGATGTGGACGAGGTCCTGTGGCCTGACCCCACCCGACGACGTGATGCGCAGGCCCGTGCACAGTCCCCCGCACAGCCCCCCCCACAGGCCCCCGCACAGGCCCCCCCACAGGCCCCTGCACAGGCCCCCCCACAGACCCCATAG
- the cox5b2 gene encoding cytochrome c oxidase subunit 5B2 — MAGRVLRACVSKTLTWRSNMFYRPLQRTLATAGGIPTDDEQATGLERRILQALKHGKDPYSILKPKHYAGTKEDPHIVPGIGTKRMVGCLCEEDNTAIVWFWLHEGEAQRCPSCGSYYKFIHHELPH; from the exons ATGGCGGGACGAGTTCTCCGAGCTTGTGTCTCTAAAACACTGACCTGGAGGAGCAACATGTTCTACCGACCACTGCAGAGGACACTGGCCACAGCTGGAG GAATACCGACAGATGATGAACAGGCCACTGGATTGGAGCGCCGTATCCTGCAGGCACTCAAGCACGGGAAG GATCCCTACAGTATCCTGAAGCCCAAACACTACGCTGGTACTAAGGAAGACCCCCATATTGTACCAGGCATTGGAACTAAGAGGATGGTGGGCTGTCTTT GTGAGGAAGATAACACAGCCATTGTGTGGTTCTGGCTTCATGAAGGAGAGGCCCAGCGCTGTCCTTCGTGTGGTTCCTACTACAAATTCATCCATCATGAGTTACCCCACTGA
- the herc4 gene encoding probable E3 ubiquitin-protein ligase HERC4: MFCWGNASYGQLGLGGIDEEIVVEPRKCEFFHGKQVCDMGCGRRHTAFMLQDGTVYTCGCNDLGQLGHERSRKKPEQVVALDAQFILAVSCGEAHTMALNDKGLVFSWGFGSDGQLGLNNFEECVRVPRNIKSLSDVQIAQVACGFWHSLALSKGGQVYSWGQNRYGQLGLGLNGQSVSTPQPIQSLQGIPFAQITAGGAHSFALTLSGAVFGWGCNKFGQLGLNDMNDHHYPSLLKSLRSQKVVYVSCGEDHTAALTKEGGVFTFGAGGYGQLGHNSTNHEINPRKVFELMGNVVTQIACGRQHTLAFTPSSGKIDSFGLGGNGQLGTRSTCNRKSPALIKGPWMSSDAPRDSQDSGEEQSCFVRRIYAGGDQSFAHYCTVKDFENLNDVRIQDLQRKIYVLNEDLIQKWLSYLPGRLPVEISNEIDLVFSSASCLNGSFLSTSQPDHYNTSSKCSGLDVNMARILLHRLIQRDRPEIAQQIAASLEKHLIPCLSSSPPDIEVLRLYLILPECPLLTEQENYGTLTIPFARSVIELKEAPLKVLGNWWATLEPSVFQRLVELYKNVVVYLLQIFRVGVPSLEHKILRRFLDTSLRFLELLHMVNEKAGQIIHYDKFYIHELNDLIDIRGDYVAWVQRKMYPTGHDNEVTLCKYPFVFDALAKTTLLQTDAVMQMQLAVDQAEVQNYSSMFFPALESVLPCLILIVRRENIVGDTMEVLRKSKNVDYKKPLKVVFLGEEAVDAGGVRKEFFLLIMKELLDPKYGMFRYYEDSRLIWFSHKTFEDIDLFNLIGVICGLAIYNLTIVELHFPVALYKKLLKKKPTLDDLKELMPDVGRGLQQLLDYTEDDFEETFCLNFTITEENYGATEVLELVPSGGEMNVTKSNRQDFVDAYVDYVFNTSVAPLFEGFYAGFHKVCGGEVVELFQPNELQAMVIGNTNYDWMELEQSTEYRGEFWDGHPTIKIFWEVFHDLPLENKKQFLLFLTGSDRIPILGMKSLNLVIQSTGGGEQYFPVAHTCFNLLDLPKYTSKETLREKLLDAINHNEGFNLA; encoded by the exons ATGTTCTGCTGGGGGAACGCTTCCTACGGACAGCTGGGCTTGGGCGGCATAGATGAAGAGATTGTGGTGGAGCCGCGAAAATGTGAGTTCTTCCACGGAAAACAGGTGTGTGACATGGGCTGTGGGCGCAGGCACACGGCGTTCATGCTGCAGGACGGGACAGTTTACACCTGTGGCTGCAACGACCTGGGACAGCTGGGTCATGAGAGGTCCAGGAAGAAACCAG AACAGGTGGTGGCGTTGGATGCACAGTTTATTCTAGCTGTTTCATGTGGAGAGGCCCACACAATGGCTCTGAACGACAAAGGCCTGGTTTTCTCCTGGGGTTTTGGCTCTGATGGACAGCTGGGATTAAATAACTTTGAGGAATGTGTTCGTGTGCCTAG AAACATCAAGAGTTTGTCAGATGTACAAATTGCTCAGGTAGCCTGTGGTTTCTGGCACTCCCTCGCACTTTCAAAAG GGGGCCAGGTCTACTCCTGGGGCCAGAACCGCTATGGTCAGCTCGGGCTGGGATTAAACGGACAGAGTGTTTCCACACCACAACCCATTCAGTCACTACAGGGCATTCCCTTTGCACAGATTACAGCCGGCGGCGCTCACAGCTTTGCCCTAACTCTCTCAGGGGCCGTGTTCGGCTGGGGCTGCAACAAGTTTGGTCAATTAGGCCTCAATGACATGAATG atcATCATTACCCATCATTGCTCAAGTCTCTGAGATCTCAGAAAGTGGTTTACGTCTCCTGTGGAGAAGACCACACAGCAGCTCTGACTAAG GAAGGAGGCGTGTTCACATTTGGAGCAGGAGGTTATGGACAGCTGGGCCACAACTCCACAAACCATGAAATCAACCCGAGGAAAGTGTTTGAGCTTATGGGAAACGTAGTCACGCAGATCGCCTGCGGAAG GCAACACACGCTGGCTTTCACGCCTTCTTCTGGAAAGATAGATTCCTTTGGGCTCGGAGGAAACGGCCAGCTTGGCACTCGCTCCACATGTAACAGGAAAAGCCCTGCACTGATTAAAGGTCCTTGGATGTCCTCTGATGCTCCAAGAGATTCACAGGACTCAG GTGAAGAGCAGAGCTGCTTtgtgagaaggatttatgctgGAGGAGATCAGAGCTTTGCTCACTATTGTACAGTTAAA GACTTTGAGAACCTGAACGATGTGAGGATACAGGACCTCCAAAGAAAGATTTATGTTTTGAATGAAGACCTCATCCAGAAGTGGTTGAGCTACTTACCAGGAAGACTCCCCGTGGAAATCTCTAA tgaaaTTGACCTGGTGTTTTCCTCAGCGAGCTGCCTCAATGGGTCCTTCCTCTCAACTAG tcAACCAGATCactacaacacaagcagtaaatGTTCAGGACTGGATGTAAACATGGCTCgaatactgctgcacaggctcaTCCAACGAGATCGCCCTGAGATTGCGCAGCAG ATTGCTGCCAGTCTGgagaagcatttaatcccttGTCTGAGCAGCTCTCCCCCAGACATCGAAGTCCTGAGGCTTTACCTCATTCTCCCAGAGTGCCCTCTCCTCACCGAACAAGAAAACTATGGAACCTTAACTATTCCGTTTGCTAGATCTGTTATCGAGCTAAAAGAGGCTCCCCTGAAGGTGTTGG GAAACTGGTGGGCTACGCTTGAACCCTCCGTCTTTCAGCGACTGGTTGAGCTATACAAGAATGTCGTCGTGTATCTGCTTCAGATTTTCAGAGTAGGAGTCCCTTCATTGGAGCACAAGATCCTCAGACGTTTCCTGGACACGTCGCTCCGTTTTCTGGAGCTTTTACACATG GTGAACGAGAAAGCAGGACAGATCATTCACTACGACAAATTCTACATTCACGAGCTGAATGACCTGATAGACATCAGAGGGGACTACGTCGCATGGGTTCAAAGGAAGATGTATCCAACG GGTCATGATAACGAGGTGACACTGTGCAAGTATCCCTTTGTGTTTGATGCCCTAGCAAAAACCACCCTGCTTCAAACGGACGCTGTCATGCAGATGCAG TTGGCAGTGGACCAGGCGGAGGTGCAAAACTACAGCTCTATGTTTTTCCCAGCTCTGGAGTCTGTCCTCCCATGCCTTATTCTCATCGTTCGAAGGGAGAACATTGTGGGGGACACCATGGAAGTCCTTCGCAAGTCCAAGAATGTCGATTACAAAAAGCCCCTGAAG GTGGTCTTTTTGGGAGAGGAGGCAGTTGATGCAGGAGGCGTGAGGAAAGAATTCTTCCTCCTGATCATGAAAGAACTGTTGGATCCCAAATATGGGATGTTTCGTTATTACGAAGACTCCAGGCTCATCTGGTTTTCACACAAG ACTTTCGAGGACATCGACTTGTTCAACCTCATCGGGGTGATCTGCGGCCTGGCCATCTACAACCTCACTATAGTGGAGCTCCACTTCCCCGTGGCTCTGTACAAGAAGCTTCTGAAGAAGAAACCCACATTGGATGATCTGAAAGAGTTGATGCCTGATGTGGGAAG GGGTCTGCAGCAGTTGTTGGACTACACAGAAGACGACTTTGAGGAAACCTTCTGCCTGAATTTCACA ATTACGGAAGAAAACTACGGTGCCACAGAAGTGTTGGAACTAGTTCCCAGTGGTGGAGAGATGAATGTTACTAAGTCTAACAG GCAGGACTTTGTTGATGCCTATGTGGATTATGTTTTCAACACATCTGTGGCTCCGCTGTTTGAGGGTTTCTATGCCGGCTTCCACAAAGTGTGTGGTGGAGAGGTTGTTGAGCTCTTCCAGCCTAATGAGCTGCAAGCAATGGTCATTGGCAACACCAACTACGACTGGATGGAGCTCGAACAG AGCACAGAGTACAGAGGAGAGTTCTGGGATGGGCATCCCACCATCAAGATCTTCTGGGAGGTGTTTCATGACTTACCTTTAGAAAACAAGAAACAGTTTCTCT TGTTCCTCACAGGAAGTGACCGCATACCAATCTTGGGGATGAAAAGCTTAAACCTGGTGATCCAGTCAACTGGTGGAGGGGAGCAGTACTTTCCTGTTGCGCACACCTGCTTTAATCTCCTCGACTTGCCCAAGTACACAAGTAAAGAAACACTTCGCGAGAAACTTCTAGATGCCATAAATCACAATGAAGGCTTTAATCTGGCTTGA